The following coding sequences lie in one Falco naumanni isolate bFalNau1 chromosome 18, bFalNau1.pat, whole genome shotgun sequence genomic window:
- the CNTNAP1 gene encoding contactin-associated protein 1, translating into MGARRLLGLLLAACAGLLCPGPRCLARPCYDELVAPLYSSSIGASSRYNIFYSSSFARLHSTSGWSPDPRDKQPWLQIDLMQKHRINAVATQGTFNTYDWLTRYIVLYGDHPTSWKPFFQQGSNWTFFGNVNESGVVRHDLHYPILARYIRIIPVAWNPRGKIGLRLGLYGCPYRSHVLYFDGDDAISYRFRAKKISTLQDDISFNFKTLEQDGVLMHGEGSQGDYITVELKQARLFLHISLGSSPLHASEGHTTVEVGSLLDDQHWHSLHIERYGHHVNLTLDGEVKRFRCHGTFDQLDLDTELFFGGVIDQDKQHLTYRQNFRGCVENIIFNGVNIADLARHRRHNIRFEGSVGHYCQDQLNNPITFAGINNYVRVPGIPRRNRLSVSFRFRSWDTAGLLLYTSFADRLGSLEVVLSEGQINVSIAQPGKKKLEFAAGHRLNDGFWHSVQLVARDGSAVVTIDDDDGAEFRVAHPFQLRTGSQYFFGGCPKPASVTGCRSNQTAFHGCLQMLNVDMQPVDVELLVRHRLAQYFNVFFNVCGITDRCTPNLCEHDSRCIQSWDDFMCICDLTGYKGETCHKSLYKESCDAYRVSGKTSGNYTIDPDGSGPLKPFTVYCDIREDRAWTIIRHNRHYATRVTGSSVDQPYLGAVEYWNASWAEVSALANASEYCEQRIELHCYSSRLLNTPSGLPFSFWMGRNNERHYYWGGSRPGIQRCACGLDKNCADPKYFCNCDADHALWRTDKGLLTFVDHLPVTQVVVGDTNRSGSEAQFLLGPLRCYGDRNTWNTISFNRGAALLFPTFQANHSLDISFYFKTTALSGVFLENPGTRNYIRIELNTTKDVVFAYDIGNGDENLTVRSTVPWNDDEWHQVKAELNVKLARLRVDKLPWVVRPAPPQSFVRLDFDRPLYVGAAEHKMRPFLGCLRALRMNGVTLNLEGKANETEGVRVNCTGHCQNPPVPCQNSGLCVERYSHYSCNCSVSAFTGPFCNHDIGGYFEEGTWVRYNILPVSLYAAREFASIVSSPWQPLPGYNLTSEEVSFSFSTTSAPAVLLYVSSFVKDYMAVLIKDDGSLQLRYQLGTSPYVFALTTKPVTDGRPHRVNITRLHRTLYTQVDYLPVMEQQFTLFVDSKLDSPKNLYLGRVMETGVIDPEIQRYNTPGFSGCLSGVKFNSLVPLKAIFHPTSVMRPYSIRGELVESSCASMLPLTTILIPPEMDPWYMGTEFPHVHDDGWIGIIIGFVIFLLLLLGALLVLLYFYYHRYKGSYHTNEPKAIQDYGSAAKPLSVRKDQNLPQILEEAKGD; encoded by the exons ATGGGCGCTCGCCGCCTCCTCGGGCTTCTGCTCGCCGCCTGCGCCGGCCTCCTGTGCCCCGGCCCCCGCTGCCTCGCAC GACCCTGCTACGATGAGCTTGTTGCTCCCCTCTACTCCTCATCCATCGGTGCCTCCTCCAGATACAACATCTTCTACTCGTCCAGCTTTGCCCGGCTGCACA gCACCAGCGGCTGGTCCCCCGACCCCCGTGACAAGCAGCCCTGGCTCCAGATCGACCTGATGCAAAAGCACCGGATCAATGCGGTGGCCACGCAGGGGACCTTCAACACCTACGACTGGCTGACGCGCTACATCGTGCTCTACGGAGACCACCCCACCAGCTGGAAACCCTTCTTCCAGCAGGGCAGCAACTGG ACATTCTTTGGGAACGTGAATGAGAGCGGGGTGGTGCGGCACGACCTGCACTACCCCATCCTCGCGCGCTACATCCGCATCATCCCGGTGGCCTGGAACCCGCGCGGGAAGATCGGGCTGCGCCTGGGCCTCTACGGCTGCCCTTACC ggTCCCATGTGCTCTACTTCGATGGGGATGATGCCATCTCCTACCGCTTCCGGGCCAAGAAGATCAGCACCCTCCAGGATGACATCTCCTTCAACTTCAAGACACTGGAGCAGGACGGGGTGCTGATGCATGGGGAGGGCTCGCAGGGTGACTACATCACGGTGGAGCTCAAGCAAGCCCGGCTCTTCCTGCACATCAGCTTAG gcagcagcccgCTGCACGCCAGCGAGGGCCACACTACGGTGGAGGTGGGCAGCCTCCTGGATGACCAGCACTGGCACTCCCTGCACATCGAGCGCTATGGCCACCACGTCAACCTGACGCTGGACGGAGAGGTCAAGCGCTTCCGCTGCCACGGCACCTTCGACCAGCTGGACCTTGACACCgag CTCTTCTTCGGGGGGGTGATTGACCAGGACAAGCAGCACCTCACCTACCGGCAAAACTTCCGCGGCTGCGTGGAGAACATCATCTTCAATGGGGTCAACATCGCTGACCTGGCCCGGCACCGGAGACACAACATCCGCTTCGAG GGCAGCGTAGGCCACTACTGCCAGGACCAGCTGAACAACCCCATCACCTTTGCTGGCATCAACAACTACGTGCGGGTGCCGGGGATCCCGCGGAGGAACCGCCTGTCCGTCAGCTTCCGCTTTCGCTCCTGGGACACCGCCGGGCTCCTGCTTTACACCAGCTTTGCTGACCGCCTGGGCTCCCTGGAGGTGGTGCTGAGCGAGGGGCAGATCAACGTCTCCATCGCCCAGCCTGGCAAGAAGAAGCTGGAGTTTGCCGCAG GGCATCGCCTGAATGATGGCTTCTGGCACTCGGTGCAGCTGGTGGCACGCGACGGCTCGGCTGTGGTGACCATCGACGATGACGATGGCGCTGAGTTTCGAGTGGCGCACCCCTTCCAGCTCCGCACCGGCAGCCAGTACTTCTTTGGAG GCTGCCCCAAGCCGGCCTCGGTCACCGGCTGCCGGTCGAACCAGACAGCCTTCCACGGCTGCCTGCAGATGCTGAACGTGGACATGCAGCCTGTGGACGTGGAGCTGCTGGTGCGGCACCGGCTGGCGCAGTACTTCAACGTGTTCTTCAACGTCTGCGGCATCACAGACAG GTGCACCCCCAACCTGTGTGAGCACGACAGCCGCTGCATCCAGTCCTGGGATGACTTCATGTGCATCTGCGACCTGACGGGGTACAAGGGGGAGACCTGCCACAAAT CCCTTTACAAGGAGTCATGTGATGCTTACCGGGTCAGTGGGAAAACCTCGGGGAACTATACCATCGACCCGGATGGCAGCGGGCCGCTCAAGCCCTTCACCGTGTACTGTGATATCCGAG aggaCCGAGCATGGACCATCATCCGGCACAACCGCCACTATGCCACGCGGGTGACGGGCTCCAGCGTGGACCAGCCCTACCTGGGGGCCGTGGAGTACTGGAACGCCTCCTGGGCCGAGGTGTCAGCGCTGGCAAATGCCTCCGAGTACTGCGAGCAGCGCATCGAGCTCCACTGCTACAGCTCCCGCCTGCTCAACACCCCCT CCGGGCTGCCCTTCAGCTTCTGGATGGGCCGAAACAACGAGCGGCACTACTACTGGGGGGGCTCGCGGCCGGGCATCCAGCGCTGCGCCTGCGGGTTGGACAAGAACTGCGCCGACCCCAAGTACTTCTGCAACTGCGATGCTGACCACGCGCTGTG GAGGACAGACAAGGGTCTGCTGACCTTTGTGGACCACCTGCCCGTCACCCAGGTGGTGGTCGGAGACACCAACCGCTCTGGCTCTGAAGCCCAGTTTCTGCTGGGGCCTCTGAGGTGCTATGGAGACC GCAACACCTGGAACACCATCTCCTTCAACAGGGGTGCAGCCCTGCTCTTCCCCACCTTCCAGGCCAACCACAGCCTCGACATCTCCTTCTACTTCAAGACCACCGCCCTGTCCGGCGTCTTCCTGGAGAACCCCGGCACCCGAAACTACATCCGCATCGAGCTCAACA CCACCAAGGATGTGGTGTTTGCCTACGACATCGGGAATGGGGACGAGAACCTGACGGTCCGGTCAACGGTGCCCTGGAATGATGACGAGTGGCACCAGGTGAAGGCTGAGCTCAACGTCAAGCTGGCACGGCTGCGGGTGGACAAGCTGCCCTGGGTGGTGcggccagcccccccccagaGCTTCGTCCGCCTGGACTTTGACAGACCCCTCTACGTCG GCGCGGCGGAGCACAAGATGCGCCCGTTCCTGGGGTGCCTGCGGGCGTTGCGGATGAATGGGGTGACACTCAACCTGGAGGGCAAAGCCAACGAGACGGAGGGCGTGCGGGTCAACTGCACCGGCCACTGCCAGAACCCGCCGGTGCCCTGCCAGAACAGCGGGCTCTGCGTCGAGCGCTACAGCCACTACAGCTGCAACTGCAGCGTCTCTGCCTTCACCGGGCCCTTCTGCAACCACG ACATCGGCGGCTACTTCGAGGAGGGCACCTGGGTGCGGTACAACATCCTGCCAGTGTCACTGTACGCCGCCCGCGAGTTCGCCAGCATCgtcagcagcccctggcagcccctgcctggctaCAACCTCACCAGCGAGGAGGTCAGCTTCAGCTTCAGCACCACCTCGGCGCCCGCCGTGCTGCTCTACGTCAGCTCCTTCGTCAAGGACTACATGGCCGTGCTCATCAAGGATGATG GGAGCCTGCAACTGCGCTACCAGCTGGGCACCAGCCCCTACGTCTTCGCCCTCACCACCAAGCCGGTGACGGACGGGAGACCCCACCGTGTCAACATCACCCGCCTGCACCGCACGCTGTACACCCAG GTGGACTATCTCCCCGTCATGGAGCAGCAGTTCACCCTGTTCGTGGACAGCAAACTGGACTCACCTAAAAACCTGTACCTGGGGCGCGTGATGG AGACTGGTGTGATTGACCCCGAGATCCAACGCTACAACACGCCCGGCTTCTCAGGCTGCCTCTCGGGGGTGAAGTTTAACAGCCTCGTCCCCCTCAAAGCCATCTTCCACCCCACCAGCGTCATGCGGCCCTACAGCATCCGGGGGGAGCTGGTGGAGTCCAGCTGTGCCTCCATGCTCCCCCTCACCACCATCCTCATCCCTCCCGAGATGGACCCCTGGTACATGGGCACAG AGTTCCCCCATGTGCACGACGACGGCTGGATTGGGATCATCATCGGGT TTGTGAtcttcctgctcctgctgctcggggcgctgctggtgctgctgtacTTCTACTACCACCGCTACAAGGGCTCCTACCACACCAACGAGCCCAAGGCCATCCAGGACTATGGCAGCGCTGCCAAACCGCTGTCGGTGCGCAAGGACCAGAACCTGCCCCAGATCCTGGAGGAGGCAAAAGGGGACTAG
- the CCR10 gene encoding C-C chemokine receptor type 10 → MQEQVTPSPTSADLITTTDFYPWEDGYLLEDGMLPELCEKQAVQDLARTYQPTVYLLLSLLGMVGNGLVLLTHIRYHRAHSITDVCLLHLALSDFLLLLTLPFAIIDTLQGWSPGTAACKALQGLYALNFYSGFLFLTCISVDRYVAIVRVPAACRLRPRARRHGWLTAGLAWLLATLLALPQFIYSRAEQHQDLHVCRIVFPPAVSRAARGATNLVQVVLGFVVPFLVMVSCYAAVARTLLAARGAQPHRALRVLLALVLVFVALQLPHSLMVLLDAAELLASWEMTCAQSRRKDMALLVTGGLAYLRCCLNPLLYAFLGQRFRQELWLLASDAGCVGPLDPRCSSCPSPRRRASLSTFQDMM, encoded by the exons ATGCAGGAGcag gtgacccccagccccacctcaGCAGACCTGATCACCACCACCGACTTCTACCCCTGGGAGGACGGGTACTTGCTGGAGGACGGCATGCTGCCCGAGCTCTGCGAGAAGCAGGCAGTGCAGGACTTAGCCCGCACCTACCAGCCTACTGTCTACCTGCTGCTTTCGCTGCTGGGCATGGTTGGGAACGGACTCGTGCTGCTCACGCACATCCGTTACCACCGGGCACACAGCATCACCGACGTCTGCCTCCTGCACCTTGCCCTGTCTgactttctgctgctcctgacGTTGCCTTTTGCCATCATCGACACGCTGCAGGGCTGgtccccaggcacagctgcctgcaaggCACTGCAGGGCCTCTATGCCCTCAACTTCTACAGCggcttcctcttcctcacctgCATCAGCGTGGACCGCTACGTGGCCATCGTGCGGGTGCCAGCTGCCTGCCGCCTGCGCCCACGGGCTCGCCGCCACGGCTGGCTGACGGCGGGgctggcctggctgctggccacgctgctggcaCTGCCCCAGTTCATCTACAGCCGAGCGGAGCAGCACCAGGACCTCCACGTCTGCCGCATCGTCTTCCCCCCTGCAGTCTCGCGGGCAGCCCGGGGGGCCACCAACCTGGTGCAGGTCGTGCTGGGCTTCGTGGTGCCTTTCCTGGTGATGGTGAGCTGCTACGCAGCCGTGGCCCGGACGCTGCTGGCGGCCCGAGGTGCCCAGCCCCACCGGGCACTGcgggtgctgctggccctcGTGCTGGTGTTCgtggccctgcagctgccccacagcctgaTGGTGCTGCTGGACGCGGCCGAGCTGCTGGCCAGCTGGGAGATGACCTGTGCCCAGAGCCGCCGCAAGGACATGGCGCTGCTGGTCACCGGGGGGCTGGCATACCTGCGCTGCTGCCTCAACCCGCTGCTCTACGCTTTCCTGGGCCAGCGGTTCCGCCAGGAGCTGTGGCTGTTGGCCAGCGATGCCGGCTGCGTGGGGCCCCTCGACCCGCGCTGCTCTAGCTGCCCCAGTCCCCGCCGACGGGCATCGCTCTCCACCTTCCAGGACATGATGTAG
- the PLEKHH3 gene encoding pleckstrin homology domain-containing family H member 3 — MPFPGGLWWLLCCRQGFTLLRRDYGEAGREADGEAEEEEASFELRAQGDQGSLEVSLSQPTRSSSGSERSLLVAEEMRSLIIEKGPGPVEDDPDALVKGWLQREVRGGMKTPWIRPRKYWFVLTPDSLDYYSSNEKGARRLGSLVLTSLCSVLWPDKQTYKETGYWSVTVFGRKHCYRLYTEHLNEAVHWVCAVRKVIDSKAPVQTPTQLLMRDVEEHCGSPEVLEQIYRCNPILRYTSSPLYAPLLPFPYGSLDQSAPSPRSYTTLRDEAVKLFNSLQQLESERDPVPLMQGVLQTCLDLPPLVDEIYCQLVKQTTEPPAPGGQGDLHYWQLLTCMSCTFLPSLPVLRFLHFHLDRTESRFPGSEMAKYACFIREALGKTKGRECVPSLEEILVLMQRQEMICTVHCPGAPACSVAISSHTTAEEVAQELVSRLGLSQSPNLFALYEQSRRREQPVGSTTLLADVLTRFENLAGEEREQDPPCRLCFKHYGFLDTDSVPRDSLEFALLFEQAHEMVLRGYVPTSEETLQTLAALRLQSLNSDFSTHAPFPRLEELFPPHVLHARLPAPRRRPSTKCRGARLRAGLLAGGLWGQALAKQRAERDQRLRGRLREEGASTMAAIVEKWKLLQGMGRPEAMAAYVALVREWPGFGSTLFDVDLRASPVGAGPQRLWLGIGAKAVSLYKPGEPEPLDSFCYGRISSFGASDSSTFRLSVEDRDLLFETSQVDEIAQLLNTYLASAGARQPLRPQEPAPSPPTSDPPTLPQALCPPAVPWQHRPPVGSLGS; from the exons ATGCCGTTCCCGGGCGGGCTGtggtggctgctgtgctgccggCAGGGCTTCACGCTGCTGCGGCGGGACTACGGCGAGGCGGGCCGAGAGGCGGACGGCGAggccgaggaggaggaggcgtCCTTCGAGCTGCGCGCCCAGGGAGACCAG gggTCCCTGGAGGTGAGCCTAAGCCAGCCCACCCGCAGCAGCAGTGGCTCGGAGCG GTCCCTGCTTGTCGCGGAGGAGATGCGCAGCCTCATCATTGAGAAGGGCCCCGGGCCAGTGGAGGATGACCCCGACGCTCTTGTGAAAG gctggctgcagcgGGAGGTGCGGGGCGGCATGAAGACCCCCTGGATCCGGCCTCGGAAGTACTGGTTCGTGCTGACTCCCGACTCCCTGGACTACTACAGCAGCAACGAGAAGGGGGCCCGGCGGCTGGGCTCCCTCGTGCTCACCAGCCTCTGCTCCGTGCTCTGGCCAGACAAGCAGACCTACAAGGAGACGG GCTACTGGAGTGTGACGGTGTTCGGGAGGAAGCATTGCTACCGCCTGTACACGGAGCACCTGAACGAGGCCGTGCACTGGGTGTGCGCGGTGCGGAAGGTCATTGACAGCAAAGCACCTGTCCAGAcgcccacccagctgctcatGCGCGACGTCGAG GAGCACTGCGGCAGCCCCGAGGTCCTGGAGCAGATCTACCGCTGCAACCCCATCTTGCGCTACACCAGCAGCCCCCTCTACGCTCCCCTGCTGCCCTTCCCCTATGGCAGCCTGGACCAAAGCG cccccagcccccgcagcTACACCACGCTGCGTGATGAGGCCGTGAAGCTCTTCAACtcgctgcagcagctggagtcGGAGCGGGACCCGGTGCCGCTGATGCAGGGCGTCCTGCAGACCTGCCTGGACCTGCCGCCGCTGGTGGACGAGATCTACTGCCAGCTGGTGAAGCAGACCACGGAGCCGCCGGCGCCGGGCGGGCAGGGTGACCTGCACTACTGGCAGCTGCTCACCTGCATGAGCTGCaccttcctgccctccctgcccgtCCTGCGCTTCCTGCACTTCCACCTGGACAG GACAGAAAGCCGGTTCCCCGGCTCGGAGATGGCCAAGTACGCCTGCTTCATCCGGGAGGCGCTGGGGAAGACGAAGGGGCGGGAATGTGTGCCCTCCCTGGAGGAGATCCTGGTGCTAATGCAGCGGCAGGAGATGATCTGCACCGTGCACTGCCCGGGGGCACCCGCCTGCAGCGTGGCCATCAGCTCCCACACCACGGCCGAGGAG gtggcccaggagcTGGTGTCACGCCTGGGGCTGTCCCAGAGCCCCAACCTCTTTGCACTCTACGAGCAGTCCCGGCGGCGGGAGCAGCCCGTGGGCAGCACCACGCTGCTGGCCGACGTCCTCACCAGGTTTGAAAA CCTGGCCGGGGAGGAGCGGGAGCAGGACCCGCCGTGCCGGCTCTGCTTCAAGCACTACGGCTTCCTGGACACAGACAGCGTGCCGCGCGACAGCCTGGAGTTCGCCCTCCTCTTTGAGCAG GCGCACGAGATGGTGCTGCGGGGCTACGTGCCCACATCTGAGGAGACGCTGCAGACGCTGGCGGCGCTTCGCCTGCAGAGCCTCAACAGCGACTTTTCCACCCACGCCCCCTTCCCGCGCCTGGAGGAGCTCTTCCCACCCCACGTGCTGCACGCCCGCCtgccagccccccgccgccgcccctccaCCAAGTGCCGGGGGGCCCGGCTGCGCGCGGGGCTGCTGGCCGGCGGACTCTGGGGGCAAGCGCTGGCCAAGCAGCGAGCGGAGCGGGACCAGCGCCTGCGGGGCCGCCTGCGGGAGGAAGGGGCCAGCACCATGGCCGCCATCGTGGAGAAGtggaagctgctgcagggcatggGCCGGCCCGAGGCCATGGCCGCCTACGTGGCGCTGGTGCGGGAGTGGCCAGGCTTTGGCTCCACGCTCTTCGATGTCGACCTGCGCGCG AGCCCGGTGGGGGCCGGGCCGCAGCGGCTGTGGCTGGGCATCGGGGCCAAGGCTGTCTCGCTCTACAAGCCGGGGGAGCCCGAGCCGTTGGACAGCTTCTGCTACGGCCGCATCTCCTCCTTCGGCGCCTCCGACAGCAGCACCTTCCGCCTCTCCGTGGAGGACCGAGACCTGCTCTTCGAGACCTCCCAG gTGGACGAGATCGCCCAGCTCCTCAACACGTACCTCGCCTCCGCGGGCGCCCGACAGCCGCTCCGGCCCCAGGAgccggcccccagcccccccacaTCGGACCCCCCCACGCTGCCCCAGGCTCTGTGCCCCCCAGCCGTGCCCTGGCAGCACCGGCCACCGGTGGGCTCCTTGGGCAGCTAG
- the TUBG1 gene encoding tubulin gamma-1 chain — translation MPREIITLQLGQCGNQIGFEFWKQLCAEHGISPEGIVEEFATEGTDRKDVFFYQADDEHYIPRAVLLDLEPRVIHSILNSPYANLYNPENIYLSEHGGGAGNNWASGFSQGEKIHEDIFDIIDREADGSDSLEGFVLCHSIAGGTGSGLGSYLLERLNDRYPKKLVETYSVFPNQDEMSDVVVQPYNSLLTLKRLTQNADCVVVLDNTALNRIATDRLHIQNPSFSQINQLVSTIMSASTTTLRYPGYMNNDLIGLIASLIPTPRLHFLMTGYTPLTTDQSVASVRKTTVLDVMRRLLQPKNVMVSTGRDRQTNHCYIAILNIIQGEVDPTQVHKSLQRIRERKLANFIPWGPASIQVALSRKSPYLPSAHRVSGLMMANHTNISSLFERTCRQYDKLRKREAFLEQFRKEDIFKDNFDELDNSREIVQQLIDEYHAATRPDYISWGTQEQ, via the exons ATGCCGCGGGAGATCATCACCTTGCAGCTGGGCCAGTGCGGCAACCAGA TCGGCTTCGAGTTCTGGAAGCAGCTCTGCGCCGAGCACGGCATCAGCCCCGAGGGCATCGTGGAGGAGTTCGCCACCGAGGGCACCGACCGCAAGGACGTCTTCTTCTACCAG GCAGACGATGAGCACTACATCCCGcgagctgtgctgctggacctGGAGCCCCGAGTTATCCACTCCATCCTGAACTCTCCTTACGCCAACCTGTACAACCCAGAGAACATCTACCTGTCTGAGCACGGAGGGGGAGCTGGGAACAACTGGGCCAGCGGCTTTTCGCAG ggagaaaaaattcACGAAGATATTTTTGATATAATAGACAGAGAGGCTGATGGGAGCGACAGTTTGGAG GGGTTTGTGCTCTGCCACTCCATTGCTGGTGGAACGGGCTCTGGGCTGGGCTCGTACCTTCTGGAGAGACTGAATGACAG GTATCCCAAGAAGCTAGTGGAGACCTACTCGGTTTTCCCAAACCAGGATGAGATGAGTGATGTTGTCGTGCAGCCGTACAACTCTCTGCTGACGTTGAAGAGGCTGACTCAGAACGCTGACTGCGTG GTGGTTCTGGACAACACAGCCTTGAATCGGATCGCGACAGACCGGCTGCACATTCAGAACCCGTCGTTCTCTCAGATCAACCAGCTG GTCTCCACCATCATGTCTGCCAGCACCACCACGCTCAGGTATCCCGGGTACATGAACAACGACCTGATCGGGCTGATCGCCTCGCTGATCCCCACCCCCCGCCTGCACTTCCTCATGACCGGCTACACGCCGCTCACCACCGACCAGTCG GTGGCCAGTGTGAGGAAAACCACAGTCCTGGATGTGATGAGAAGATTGCTGCAGCCTAAAAACGTGATGGTGTCCACAGGACGAGACCGGCAGACCAACCACTGCTACATCGCCATCCTCAACATCATCCAGGGGGAGGTGGATCCCACGCAG GTTCACAAGAGTCTGCAGCGGATCCGGGAGAGGAAACTGGCCAACTTCATCCCCTGGGGTCCTGCCAGCATCCAGGTGGCTTTGTCCCGCAAGTCCCCGTACCTGCCGTCCGCACACCGTGTCAGCGGCCTCATGATGGCAAACCACACCAACATCTCCTCG CTGTTTGAGCGGACGTGCCGGCAGTACGACAAGCTGCGCAAACGGGAGGCTTTCCTGGAGCAGTTCCGCAAGGAGGACATCTTCAAGGACAACTTTGATGAGCTGGACAACTCCCGGGAGATCGTGCAGCAGCTCATCGACGAATACCACGCGGCCACGCGCCCCGACTACATCTCCTGGGGCACGCAGGAGCAGTGA